The following nucleotide sequence is from Pueribacillus theae.
TCTCCAAGAATGGCCGAAATGGTCATTGGTGAGAAAGTGTCCCTTGAAGAAATGGGAGGAGCAAGAATGCATTGTTCTGTATCCGGGTGCGGAGACCTTCTTACGAAAACAGAAGAAGAAGCGATTGAAAAAGCAAGACAATACTTGGCTTATTTTCCTGCAAACTATAAAGAAAAACCACCAGAAAAAGAAGCGTTGGAACCGAAAGCATTTGAAAAATCCCTTGAGGAGATTATCCCCAAAAATCAAAATGCCCCTTTTAATATGAAAGACTTAATCGAAAGAGTGATTGATGAAGATTCTTTTTTTGAAATAAAAAAATTGTTCGCCCCTGAACTTATTACTGGTCTTGCAAGAATAAACGGAAAACCCGTTGGCATCATCGCAAACCAGCCAAAAATGAAAGGCGGCGTTCTTTTTCACGATACGGCTGACAAAGCTGCTAAATTTATTACTCTTTGCGATGCATTCCACATCCCGCTTTTATTCTTAGCGGATGTTCCTGGCTTCATGATTGGAACAACCGTTGAACGGGCCGGCATTATTCGCCACGGCGCAAAAATGATTTCGGCTATGTCTGAAGCCACCGTTCCGAAAATCTCAATAATCGTAAGAAAAGCGTACGGTGCAGGTTTGTATGCAATGGCGGGCCCTGCGTTTGAACCGGATTGCTGTTTAGCTCTTCCAACTGCACAAATTGCAGTGATGGGTCCTGAAGCAGCTGTAAATGCTGTTTACGCAAATAAAATTGCTGAATTACCGGAGGATGAGAGACAGGCATTTATCGAGGAAAAACGAGAAGAATACCGCCAAGACATTGATATATATAAATTAGCTTCTGACATGATCATAGATGGGATCGTTGAACCGAACAACTTGCGTGAGGAACTGGTAAAAAGGTTCGATGCATACATGTCGAAATATCAAATTTTTACCGATCGTAAGCATCCTGTATATCCCGTATAAATATATTTTTAGAAAAGGGACTTGGCCTTGCCTCTGGTCAAGTCCCCATTTTTTTAAAAGGAGAGTGCTTTATGAAAAAAAGAATGAAAGCTTCTGATGCGATTGTGGAAGTGATGAAACGCGAAAATGTTTCACACGTGTTTTGTGTTCCTGGCGAGAGCTATCTGCCATTAATGGACAGCATCTATGAGGCAAAGACAATTAAAATGATCTCAGCACGCCACGAAGGCGGAGCTGCTTTTATGGCGGAAGCGTACGGGAAGGCGACAAGAAAGCCCGGAATTGCGATGGCAACGAGAGGTGTCGGTGGATCGAATTTAGCAATCGGCATCCATACTGCATTTCAAGATTCTACGCCAATGGTCGTTTTACTAGGCCAGGTGCATAGCAAGTTTCGGGGGCGTGAAGGGTTTCAAGAGGTAGACTTGGACCAGTTTTTTGGACATATCGCGAAATGGACGGTAGAAATTAAGGATGCTGAACGGGTTCCCGAATTCATTCAGCGTGCCTTCAGAGTTGCACAAACTGGAAGGCCTGGCCCTGTTGTCGTATCGCTCCCAGAAGACGTTCTCGTCGAAGAGGCAACGATGAATTTTGGGCCTCCTATTCAAATTCCAGCTCCAAGACCGAGTGCGAAAGAAGTAGTAAACGTTGCTGAATTGCTAGGTGAAGCAGAACGGCCACTTATTCTAGCTGGCGGAGGAGTGATTGCATCCCACGGTGAACAGTTGCTTGTTGAATTGGCTGAAAAGTATCAAATCCCGGTTATGGCTTCTTTTCGCCGCCATGATGTTTTTCCAAATGACAACAAGTTATATGCAGGGCATGCCGGTTTAGGAACCTTCCCGGCAATTTTGGAAACGATGAAACATGCGGATTTCATTCTTGCGATTGGTACGCGTTTATCTGAAGTAACAACTCAGGACTATCGCATCTTTAACCACAATCCGAAACTTGTTCACATTGATATTTCCTATGAAACGCTAGGAAAAGTGTACTCACCAGACATTGGAATTGTGGCAGACGCGAAAGAAGCGTTGGAAGTTTTATTGGAAATGCAAGTAAACAAGAGATGGAATGGATGGGCAGCAGAAAGAAGAATAGCATATGAACAGTCATTGAAGGTAAAAGCAAATGAAAATGGAAAATGGGTTGATAATCAGCGAATTATTCAAACCTTGCAGGAACGACTCCCAGTAGATGCTATCATAACAAATGATGCAGGGAATTTCGCCGGATGGCTGCATCGCTTCTATTCCTTCCGAAAACCAAAAACGTATATTGGCCCGACTTCAGGAGCGATGGGGTATGGGCTCCCTGCAGCAATTGGTGCCAAAATAGCAAACCCCGATAAGACTGTCGTCTCCCTCTCAGGCGATGGCGGATTTATGATGACTGTCCAAGAATTAGAGACAGCAGTTCGGTACAACATTCCGGTCATTTCCCTTGTTTTTAATAACAGTTCATACGGAACCATTCGAATGCACCAAGAAATGCACTATCCAGAACGAGTGATTGGAACAGAGTTAAATGATGTTGACTTTGCGAAGTTAAGTGAATCACTAGGTGCGAAGGGGTTTAAAGTGAAATCAAACGAAGACTTTGAAAAGGCGCTAAATGAAGCGTTGGAAACAAACAAGCCGGCAGTAATCGAAATTTTGACAAATCCGGAGCAGCTTTCAGTAGCTGAAACCGTACAATCCATTCGGGAAAAATCATCAGCGAAATAGACAAGAAAGTTGTTTACATCACTTTGTTATTAAATAATGTATATGAAGTGGTGGAAAAATGAAAGACGAAAGAAAGGTTAGAAAACAAATCTATTTAGAGCTCAAACAAAATGAACAAATCAAATTATTATCAATTCGACAAAGCAAGACAGAAGCACAAATTATTAGAGATGCCATAAATAGTTATCTAACGGAAAACAAAAAGGAATTAGACGATCCAATATTAGAACTCATTGGTGTGGTAAAAAATGGAATCACCGATGGTTCAACATCTCACGACCAAGATATTTATTTGAAAAATAATGAGGACACCGATGAAACGTGATAAAGTGTTTATCGATACTAGGGCTTAGATTGCATTAATAGAGGAAAAAGACCAATTTCATGAACGTGCCAGTAACTTCTTGAAAAGTCTTGACCCTTCAGTTCAACGAATTTCTTCAAGTTTTGTAATTGCCGAGACATATACTTGGCTACGATATCGTGAAGGGTTTTCTTATGCTAAACGATTTCTTGAAATAATAAATAGTTCTAAAAGGAACGGTACTTAAAGATAATCCTAGATCATTAAGATACATTAGCATTGGCAGAACAACTATTGAAAGATTTTCCTGACCAGAAATTTTTTATGTTGATGCCGTAAGCATGGCAATAATGAAAACGGAAAAAATACACAAAGTCTTTGGTTTTGACCACCATTTTTATATATTAGATTTTAAAGTAGTTCCCTAGGGAGAGAAAGGAAGATTCTATAAGATGGAAGATTTGCTAGGTTCAATTCGCTACAACGACGGTAAATTTCCTCGTAAACAACTTCAGCAAATTATTGAGGGTAGAGACGAAGCAATCCCTTTACTTCTAGAGATTGTCGAAGAGGTTAAAGCAAATCCCGAAGAATTCGTTAACAGTAGTTCTCGAATTGATCATATTTATGCTTTATATTTGCTCGCTCAATTCAGGGTTAAGCAACTTTATCCATTGTTTATAGAAATTTTGAGGTTACCAGGCGAAACGCTTCATTATATTTTGTCAGATACGTTAACTGAAGCGGCACATCGCATCTTGGCTTCAACTTACAATGGCAACATCGACTTGTTGAAGGGTTTAATCGAAAATGATGAAATCGATGAATACGCACGAGGCGCAGCTTTAAGAAGTCTTGCCGCGCTTGTACTAAACAATCAATTGCAAAGAGATGAAATCATTGCATACTTTAAAGAACTGTTAACCGGCAAGCTTCAACATTTAAATTATCATGTGAATGCAAATATTGTTAGTTGTTGTGACGATTTATATCCTCTTGAAGTTTATAGTGAAATCAAACAATTATACGAAAAGGGAGAAGTGGCTGAATATATCATAAGTCTTCAAGATGTTGAGGAGACTTTGAAGATGTCTCAAGAGGATGTATTAAAAAGAAACAAACAGGATGTACATCTACAATTCATTGATGACACGATCAAGGAACTGCATTGGTGGGCTTGTTTTGAGCAACCAAAATCACGGCGAAACCCAAATTTACTGAAAAACTTTCCGCGAAGTAAAAAGACGAACCCCGCAGTAAAAGTTGAAAAAGTTGGCCGTAACGACCCTTGTCCTTGTGGCAGTGGTTTGAAATATAAAAAATGCTGTGGTAAGGGATGATCATGTTAGCTATCGTTTTGATGTGAAATTTTCTCCCTGTGAACAACATACATCAAAGCAGTGGCAAGGGTCCTTGCGAGAATAGGAGAAAAGCGGAATATCATGCGCTGAGGCTGAAGGGCTACGAAGAAAGCTTTTATTCAGTTCCATCTATCCATTATCAAATTGATCTATACATTGTCGCCTTGGAATGCGGAGATGGGCGGAAATTAGAGATAAAGCGGAGCAAAGAGTCCATAGAGCTTAGAGGCAAAGACAGGGTGTTCGAAGGCGACTATTACTACACAGAGAGGGAAACGTCCTTAGTTTCTCATCCAATGGGTTGATAGGAGTCATTGCTTCTGCAATTTTGTACGAGATTGGGCTTGGAGCAAGCACAGCCGACTCTCTAAGCAACGACGCTTCGTCTTGTTCCTGCACATAAGAAAGGTGTGGGGAATGCTTCTTTCTTTACAGATTTGATTTTTAGGAATTGGACTGGGAGCGATATTTTTTGGTCTTATCTCACAGAATTTTGGGTATTCATTCCTATTTTACAGAAGGTGTTTCCCCTTAAAGTTTTGCTTATAATGTGTGAATGCGGAAGTATATAAAAGATAGTAAAAAATAGCAATATATAAGAAAACTATCTTGATTTTTCATAGTAGAATAAGAGCAATCAAAGATTCTATTTAATAGTTATCATTATGTTTTATAAAGGAGGTGCAATTTCCAATGAGTCAAGAAGTCATTTCATATATAGAAAATCTTGAGCCGTCTTGGAAGGTGGAGGTTTGCAATCGATTACGCCAGATGGTTCACGAGTCCATTTTAGACGCTGAAGAACGAATTCAATACAAAGAAACCGCATTTTTTGAAGAACGGGCATTATGCCGCTGTTATGTCACCCGCAAAGGATACGATTTCGTTTATGATTATGGACGCAGGCGGTTTGAAATTACCTGAAGGAGTTAAATTTGAAGGCCCTCCTGAGCG
It contains:
- a CDS encoding DUF1186 domain-containing protein, which codes for MEDLLGSIRYNDGKFPRKQLQQIIEGRDEAIPLLLEIVEEVKANPEEFVNSSSRIDHIYALYLLAQFRVKQLYPLFIEILRLPGETLHYILSDTLTEAAHRILASTYNGNIDLLKGLIENDEIDEYARGAALRSLAALVLNNQLQRDEIIAYFKELLTGKLQHLNYHVNANIVSCCDDLYPLEVYSEIKQLYEKGEVAEYIISLQDVEETLKMSQEDVLKRNKQDVHLQFIDDTIKELHWWACFEQPKSRRNPNLLKNFPRSKKTNPAVKVEKVGRNDPCPCGSGLKYKKCCGKG
- a CDS encoding thiamine pyrophosphate-binding protein, which translates into the protein MKKRMKASDAIVEVMKRENVSHVFCVPGESYLPLMDSIYEAKTIKMISARHEGGAAFMAEAYGKATRKPGIAMATRGVGGSNLAIGIHTAFQDSTPMVVLLGQVHSKFRGREGFQEVDLDQFFGHIAKWTVEIKDAERVPEFIQRAFRVAQTGRPGPVVVSLPEDVLVEEATMNFGPPIQIPAPRPSAKEVVNVAELLGEAERPLILAGGGVIASHGEQLLVELAEKYQIPVMASFRRHDVFPNDNKLYAGHAGLGTFPAILETMKHADFILAIGTRLSEVTTQDYRIFNHNPKLVHIDISYETLGKVYSPDIGIVADAKEALEVLLEMQVNKRWNGWAAERRIAYEQSLKVKANENGKWVDNQRIIQTLQERLPVDAIITNDAGNFAGWLHRFYSFRKPKTYIGPTSGAMGYGLPAAIGAKIANPDKTVVSLSGDGGFMMTVQELETAVRYNIPVISLVFNNSSYGTIRMHQEMHYPERVIGTELNDVDFAKLSESLGAKGFKVKSNEDFEKALNEALETNKPAVIEILTNPEQLSVAETVQSIREKSSAK
- a CDS encoding acyl-CoA carboxylase subunit beta, whose product is MSIKEKASVPNHKERVEQILKGGLPKYHKKNSEQGKLFVRERLEKLFDKGIEIEDAFFANCEAGGLPADGVVTGIGKINGQTVCVMANDSTIKAGSWGSRTVEKIIRIQETAEKLQVPMLYLVDSAGARITDQIEMFPGRRGAGRIFYNQVKLSGKVPQICLLFGPSAAGGAYIPAFCDVVFMVEGNASMYLGSPRMAEMVIGEKVSLEEMGGARMHCSVSGCGDLLTKTEEEAIEKARQYLAYFPANYKEKPPEKEALEPKAFEKSLEEIIPKNQNAPFNMKDLIERVIDEDSFFEIKKLFAPELITGLARINGKPVGIIANQPKMKGGVLFHDTADKAAKFITLCDAFHIPLLFLADVPGFMIGTTVERAGIIRHGAKMISAMSEATVPKISIIVRKAYGAGLYAMAGPAFEPDCCLALPTAQIAVMGPEAAVNAVYANKIAELPEDERQAFIEEKREEYRQDIDIYKLASDMIIDGIVEPNNLREELVKRFDAYMSKYQIFTDRKHPVYPV